CGAGCTGCCCCGCACCGACCGGCTGATCCGCGCCGGCTGGGCGGTTGCCGCCCTGGCCCTGCTCGCCGTGCCGGCGTTCCGCAACGCCTGGTGGCTGGTGACGTTCTGCGTGCTCGGCGCGCTGGGCTGCGCCACCCTCGCCATCGTCGGCGGCCGGCTGGTCCGTTCGATCCTGTTCGGCCTGCTCGCCACGCCGTTCGCGGCGCTGCGTGGCCTGCCCTGGGTACGCCGGCACGTCGCTGCCTCGCCGCAGGTGACCACCGTCCGCAAGGTCACCGTCTCGGTGGTCGCCACGCTCGTGGTGCTCGTGGTCTTCGGCAGCCTGCTCGCCTCGGCCGACGCGGCGTTCGCCGAGGCGCTCGGCGCGCTCGTACCCGAGGTCGAGGTCGGTTCGGTCTTCCGCGGGCTGTTCCTGGCCGCGGTGGGCGGGCTGATCGCGGTCGCCGCGGTCTACACGCTTGCCGCCCCACCCGACCTGTCCACCGTGGACCGGCCGGGCCGGCGCCGCCTCGGCCTGCTGGAGTGGGCACCTGCCATCGGGGCGTTGACCCTGCTCTTCGCCGGCTTCGTGGTGGTGCAGTTCACCGTGCTCTTCGGCGGCCAGCGGCATGTGCAGAAGGTCGCCGGGCTCAGCTATGCCGAATACGCCCGCAGCGGTTTCTGGCAGCTGCTCTTCGTCACGCTGCTGACCGTGGCGGTGCTCGGCGGCGTGACCCGCTGGGCCGGCCGGGAGCGGTCGGTCGAGCGCACCCTGCTGCGCGTACTGCTCGGTCTGCTCAGCGCGCTGAGTGTGGTGATCGTGGCGTCGGCGCTGTCCCGCATGTGGGCCTACCAGAAGGTCTACAGCTTCACCGGCGAGCGGATCTTCGTGATGGCGTTCGAGCTGATGCTGGGCGCGGTCTTCCTGATGATCCTGGCGGCCGGCGTGCGGTGGCAGGGCCGGTGGATCCCCGGCGCCACGGTGGCGCTGGCCGTGGCGATGCTGCTCGGCCTCGCGGTGCTCAACCCGGAGGACTACGCGGCCCGACGCAACACCCTGCGGTACGAGCAGACCGGCAAGATCGACGCCTGGTACCTGCGGGCGCTGTCCGCCGACGCCACGCCCGCTCTCACCCGGCTCCCCGACCCGGTGCGCCGGTGCACGCTGAGCTGGATCGCCGACGAACTCGACGAGCCCGATCCGTGGTACGCCTGGAACCTGGGCCGGCACCGGGCCCGCCAGGCCCTCGACCGGGTCGGCCCGGACGCGGTCGGCGGCCCGAAGGACTGCCGCCGGGCGGACCAGTTCGACCTGCCGAAGACCCGGCGTCCCCGCTGACGCCGCCGGCCGGGCCGCGCACGTCGCGGTCCGGCCGGACCGGCGCGCCTCTCCGCTGGCGGCCTCCGGCTGCCTCGACCGCCCGTGGTGCTCACCGGCCCGCCGGCGGGTTGCCGCCGTCGACGTGGTGCCGGGGGCTCACGCCGTACCGCCGTTTGAAGGCCGCGCTCAGCGCGAACGAGCTGCCGTAGCCGACCCGGCGGGCGACCGCGCCGACGGTCGCGTCGGGCTCCCGGAGCAGATCGGCCGCGAGCGCCAGCCGCCACCCGGTGAGGTACGACATGGGTGGCTCGCCGACCAGTCCGGTGAAGCGCCGGGCGAGCGACGCCCGGGAGATCCCGGTCGCCGCGGCCAGGGACGCCACCGTCCACGGGCGGGCGGGATCGTGGTGCAGCATCCGCAGCGCGCGGCCGACCACCGGGTCGGCGTGCGCCCGGTACCAGGCGGGCGCCGCCCCGGGCCGGGCGAACCACTCGCGCAGCGCGGCGATGAGCAGCAGGTCCAGCAGACGGTCCAGCACGGCCTCCTGACCGAGGTCGTCCTTGACGATCTCGGTGGCCAGCAGCGGGACCAGCGGGGAGTCCCAGGACGCGCACGGGACGACGGCGAGCGCCGGCAGCGCGTCCAGCAACCGCCGGCCGACCGCGCCCCGGACCGGGTACGTGCCGGTGAGCAGCACCGTCCGGCCGTCCGGGCCGTTGCCCCAGGTGCGTACGCCCAGCCGCGTCATCTCGTACAGCTCGCGCCCGTCCGGTGTGGTGCAGCGCTGGCCGGGGTGGACGACCACCTGCGGCGGCGTGGCCGGATCGTCCGCGACGGTGTACGGAGCCGGGCCGCGCACGATCGCCACGTCCCCGGTGCCGAGCCGGGCGGCGGCGCCCTGCCCGGGCACGAGCCAGGCGTCCCCGCGCACCACCGCGACGAGGGTGAGCGGTGCCTCGTCCCGGATCAGCATCGACCAGGGCGGGGTCAGGATCGAACGGAGCAGGAAGGCGCCCCGGGCCCGGGGACCGTCGAGCAGGCCGGCGACGACGTCCACGGAGACGATTACACATGCAATCGCGCGTCCTGACCATGGGGCGTCTCACCGTCCGGCGGTGAGATGAGCACATGCGACTCACACAGCACCTGTCGTTGCTCGGGGCCACTCTCGGGGCCGGCTTGACGGCCGGGCTCTTCGCCGCCTTCTCCTACGCCGTGATGCCGGCGTTGCGGGGCGCGGACGACCGGACGTTCGTGGACGCGATGCAGCGGATCAACGTGTCCATCGTCAACGGCTGGTTTCTGTTGATCTTCCTGGGCACGCCGGCGCTCACCGCGCTGTCGGCGGTGCTGGCCGCGCGCGGCGCGGGCCGTCCGGCCCTGCCGTGGATCCTCGGCGGGCTCGCGCTCCACCTGGTGATGGTCGGCATCACGGCGGCGGTCAACGTACCGCTGAACGACGCGCTCGCGGCGGCCGGCGCGGACGACCTCGACGGCGCTCGGCAGCGTTTCGAGGCCACCTGGGTCACCTGGAACCTGGTCCGAACGCTGGCGAGCACCGCCGGCTTCGGCGCGCTCTGCTGGGCGCTCGTGGTCGCCGGCCGCTGAGGTAAGCCACGCGGCGGCGATCTCGGTCTCGCCCTTGTGGTGGCCCGAAGTGGTCGAGATCGTCAGCGCAGGAGGAGCGCGCCGTGGCAGCCAGCGCACTGAGTTCCGGCTGCGATCAGTCGTCCCTACGCCGACCGAACACCCGCTCGGTCAACCGCCCGGAGAGCTTGCCCGTCGCCGATCTGGCCAGGTCGAAGGTTTCGTTGCCGACGCGCCTGGCGACGTCGACGCCGTCCGCTCCGGTCTCAAGCGCCCTGTCACGCAACTCCATGGCCGCGTCCGCCCATCCCCTCGCCTCCGACGCCTGTCGAGTGCCCTCGATCCCGAGCCGCCCGTGGAAGTCGACGACGGCGATCGAAACGTGGTTGCTCGACTGCACGACGGCCGGCGAGTCCATCGGATTCAGCAGCACCTTGCTGTTGGCCTTGCCCGCAGCCGCATCCATTCGGGCCATCAGGCGCTCGGTACACCGTGAGATGAGCTCGATCCGGTTCTGCCGGGCAGTCTTCAGCCCGAGGCGATGCCCGTTCACCTCATCCGGGGTCGCGTCCAGCACCCGGTCGAGCTCCAGCACGGCGATCGCGTCCTGGAGCTGAAAACAGCGGGCCAGCACGGCGAGCCACTCCCGCGCCCCCGACTCTGCCTCCCTGGCCGCCTTGGCCAGGTCACCGATGTTCGTCTTGCGCTCCAACTTCTCTGCGATGGTGTCGAGTTGACGCAGGGCGTACGCCTGGGTCTCCGCGACCGTCGCCGGCGCGGCCTGCACCTTCGACCAGGTGATCTCGTCGACCCGGCCCCGCTTCTCCCGGATGGTCATGGACTCCTCGATGACGAAGCCCACCCCGATCATGCGGGCCAACATCGCGTCCTTCTGCGCGCGCAGCACATCGTCGACCTTCTCGTCGATCGCCGCGAGGTAGTCGGTGATCTCGTTCATCGTCTGCTGCATCGCCAGCTGGGCCATGATCCCCGCAGCGCCCGCCAGAAGCGCCGGACTGGCCGCCATCGATCCCGGCCCCTTCGTGATCTGGAGCCAGGACTTGATCGAGCCGGGCTTCCCCACCATCGCATGGCTGACTCCGGGAGTCTTGCTCGGCATCAGCCCGTGCCGGTGGACAAGTTGCGCCGATTCCTTCGTCAGCTTCACCCAGCGACCCGAGTTGGCGGCAAGCTCGGACCCGACCTGGGCGGCTGCGGCTCCGGCGTGCAGAGCAGTTCCGAGCCGCTGCAGCCCGAGTTCCCGCGACGGCAGCCCCTCAGCCACGAGGAATTGCTCGACATCTGTCGGGTGCCCAATGACCGCCAGGCCATCACCGTCGCTGATCAGCTGAATCTCGTTGTCCAACGTCGGCTCCTGGCGTGCGGGGGAGAGAAGCGGTGACGGTCCACCTGCATACGCCGGCCGACGACCGAGCGACGGCCAGCTTCCGAACCATCCAACACCACCGACGTCGATGAGCCACAGCGCCGACCGGTGGAGAAGTCCGCGCCGGGCGGGTACGCCCAGAACCCTGTTGTGGGATCGACCAGCGGGGAACGGCGTGGGAAGCGATGGGACACCGCCCATGCCGTGCCACCCCGTCCGGAGGATCTGTGACGACCGAGCGGCGTCGCGACCCTTGATTTTGGCGCATATCGAACATATGTTCCAGAGATGGCATCCGCTCGTCGCTCCCGTCCCCGACACCGGCCAGGATGGCTGAGCGACGTGCCCAGCGCAGGGCCTACGATTGAGTCCATGGACACGGCGATGATCGAGCGGGCCTCCCTGGTCGCGCTGCTTCGCCTGCCTCGCGCGCGCTGGTCGGAGATCGCGCTCGACATCCAGGAGAACGGCAGCGCCGAGGCAGTCCTCGACCGCACGGTCGGCCACTCCGACACGCTCTTCCCGGACGGAGACTCGACCGCCGATCTGATCAGCGCAGCCGCCGCCGAGATCACCGGTTGGCAGGCGGATGGAATCGGCGTCCACGCCTTCTTCGACGACACCTACCCGGCCCAACTGCTCGGCATCCGGGAGATGCCACCGCTCCTGTTCAGCCGAGGTGATCTACGGGTCCACGACCAGGCGGTGGCAGTCGTCGGCAGTCGCAAGGCAAGCGAGGATGGGCTGCGGATAGCTCGCGCCGTCGCCACCACGCTTGCCGGTCGCGGGGTGACCGTGGTCAGCGGGCTGGCCGCCGGCATCGACACCGCCGCGCACTCATCTGCGCTGGAGGCGGGTGGGCGCACGGTCGCGGTCGTTGGCACCGGCATTCGCCGGTACTACCCCTCGGCGAACCAGCGCCTGCAGGACCACATCGCCGAGGTCGGGCTCGTGATCTCCCAGTTCTGGCCCGACGCCCCGCCGAGCAAGCAGAGCTTCCCTATGCGCAACGCCGTCATGAGCGGGTACGCAGTCGCGACGATAGTCGTCGAGGCGGGCGAGACCAGCGGCGCACGAATCCAGGCCCGCCTTGCCCTGCAGCACGGCCGTCCCGTCGTGCTGACGAGCCCGGTCATGCAGTGCGACTGGGCCAGGACGTTCGCCGAGAACCCGGGCGTCTACGTCGTCCACGGCACCGCCCATCTGCTGGAAGCCCTCGACGACATCCTCAGTTACCAGCTCACCGACGCCGGCCTGGAGAACTTCCCTGACTTCGCCCTCCGCTGACCAACGCTGGACCATCATCAGCCGGCACGTCCAAGTCCAACGCGGTTATCTACGCAACCCGCTACCGGCATACTCCTGGATCTGCCCGACATGCCGGGGTGTGCGAGGCGATGGCTATTCACTCTGCTTTCGCTGCCAGTCCCACCTCACCCGGTCTCAAGGCGTCCTCGCAGACCTCGTGCTACCGATCTCCTACTCGCCACGCACGTCGCAACACCACCACAACCTCCGGACGTACAAGGGCACGGCTCCGTCCGGGCAGGCTCGCTGGAGTCTGCTTGCGCTCCTACTGCTCTTCCTCCGTGATCATCTCCCGTGTGCGGCGGCCCGTGCCGGAGCCTTACCGACGCACGTGATCGCCGTACCGAGCACCCGCAGCCGCGCTGGCGCGCACCCGCTGGCCGTCCTGGTAGGCGAACGCCTCCGGCTGCCCTGGATCATGAGCGCCGTCAACCCGCGCTACGGCCCTGACGATCATGATTTTCACGCCGACTGGTTCACGCCGCTCATGCCCGCGTCAGTCGCGCCCGTCCACGCACTGGTTCTCGAGGACACCTGGACAACTGGCGCGCGGACACAGTCCCTGGCGCACGCGCTGAAGATCCTCGGCGCTACCACTGTGACCGCTGTCGTCCTCGGTCGCCATGTGGATCCGCACTTCGATCCGGCCAGGCAATTGCTCAATGTGATCGCCAGCCCGGTCTTCGACACCACTCGCTGCGCTGCGGAGGATTAGCTGAGGCCAGCCCGCCCCGTTCCAGGCGACCCGGGAGTTCGACCCGGCAGGTGTCGGCGAGCGTCGGCCGGGCGGGCTCACCCGGCCGACGCTCGCCTGACGTTCGGTCCGCCGGCTCAGCCGGCCACTTCGTCCTCGACCACGTTGCGCAGTTCGCCGAGGCCCTCGATGGTGCTGACGACGACCTGGCCGCTGCGCAGGAACACCTTCGGGTCGCGCCCGTCGCCCACGCCGCCGGGTGTCCCGGTGGCGATGACGTCGCCCGGCAGCAGCGTCGCGAAGGAGCTCAGGAAGGCGATGAGCGCCGGCACCGAGTGGATCAACATGCGCGTGTTGGAGTGTTGCATCTGTTCGCCGTCGATGGTCAGGCTGATGTCGAGGCCGGACGGGTCCGGAATCTCGTCGGAGGTCACCAGGTAGGGCCCGAGCGGCCCGGTCTGGTCGAAGTTCTTGCCGGGCGTCCACTGTGTCGTCCGGCGCTGGTAGTCCCGAGCGGTGAAGTCGTTGAAGATCGTGTAGCCGGCCACGTGGTGGTAGGCGTCCTCGGGCGCGATGTGGCGACCCGCCCTGCCGATGACGACCGCCAGCTCCACCTCCCAGTCGAACCGGTCCGACAGCTTCGGGTTGATGACCGGGCCGTACGGCCGGGCGAGGGTCGTCGGGGTGCGGACGAAGATCTCGGGTGACTTGGTCACCTTGTTACCGAGTTCCTCGACGTGTTCGAGATAGTTCCGCCCCACGCACAGGATCTTGCCGGGGTCGGGGATCACCGGGAGGAGGTCGGCGTCGGTGAAGCTCACCGGCTCCGTCGCGCGGCTCGCGGCCTCGGCCAGCGCCTCCGGTCCGGACCGGAGCAGTTCCAGCACGCTCGATTCGAGCCGCCGGAACGCGCCGTCGCGCTCGACCACGGCGATCGCGCCCTGTGGGGTGTCGACGGTACCTAGTTTCACGAGTGCAGCCTCCTCTGCATGACCGCCGGCGGAAGTGACGTGGACTCACCGTCCGCGCAGACGGTGATCGGGTTGCGCAACGTGCCGATGCCGGAGCCGTGCAGCTCGATCGCGCCGTTGTGGTATTCCGCCATGTTGTTGTCGCGCAGGTGCCGGCCGGGCACATTGCTGACCGCGCCGAGCGCGACGACGTCGCCCGGCTCCAGCGTCATCCACTCGGTGATGGTCACCAGGGCCTCGGCCGGGGTGAACCGCTGTTCGCCGATGGTGCCGTCCTGGATGGTCAGCCGCTTGCCGTCGGCGTCGACCATGTCGGTGGTGAGCCGGATGCTCCCCAGGTCGGGCAGGGCGGTGAGCGGGATCAGCCACGGGCCGATGGGCGAGAAGGTGTCCACGCCCTTCGCCCGTGCCATGGGCCGGTTGATGAAGTCCTCGACGCCGTCCTTGCTGGAGATGTGCAGGATCACGCCGTCCTGGAGACCGAACGTCGACGCCGAGTAGTCGCCGAGGAGCGACACGCCCGCGACGTGGTCGAGCGCGTTCTCCTTCGTCAGGCGTCGCGCCTGCCGCCCGATGATCAGGCACATCTCGCCCTCGGGTTGGACCGGTCCCATCTGCGGCTCGACGAGGATGTGCTCCTCGTGACCGATGACGGCACTCGGCGCCTTGAGGAAGAACTGGGGCCGGGGCCAGACGCCGCCCCATTTCGGTTCGAGCAGCTCCACGTTGGAGTTGGCGCGGTTCGAGTTGACACACACGATCTTCGTCGGGCGGGGAATCGGGGCCAGGTAGCGGGCCGAGCCGGCCGGGAGGGTGTAGTCATCGGACCGGCCGGCGTCGATCGCTTCCTGGCACAGACCCAGGAAGTACGTCATGGTCTGTCCGGCCGATATCAGGTCGAGCATGTCGCGGGGGAAGCCGACCGGGCCCAGGTTGAGCCCGGCCGACATGGCCGCCAGGTCGACGAGGGACTCGTCGGCCTGGACGGCCACCACCCGACGCACGCCGCCAACGAGCTCAGCAGTCGTCAGTTTCATCGGTATCGTCATCCGTCCTTGTAGTTCTTGGCGTACTCGACCCACTTCTTCACGTCGATGTCGCCCATGGCTGCGGCGATGTCGTTCGTGTACATGACGGTCGGGTCCTTGACCGTGAGGTCGTTGAACTCGAGTACGGCCGCCCACTGCTCCGCGGTGAACTGTCCGAGGTCCGGCGTCTGCTTCTCCAGGTCGAATCCGTACTTCGCGGAGCGGGCCGCCAACACCGGCAGGTCCGCCTCGATCTGCTTGTCGATCGACAGGCCGGGCGTGATGAACTGGGGATACACCTGGTAGAACTTCCTGATCACGGCCTCCGGGTTGACGATCGTCATGATGGTGGCCCGGGCGATCATGCGGGCGAACTCGACGGCGAGTTCCTTGTTCGACTCGAGCCACTTCGTGTTTGCGGCGTACGAGGCGCCGAAGGTCTGCGACTTGGGCGCCGAGGCGGTCAGGTCCCGGAACTCGAAGCCCTGCGCCTTGAAGGTCCCCCACCGGATGTCGACCTGCGACATCGCGTCGACCTTTCCTTCCTGGAGCGCCTTGGCCGCCGCCGCCCCGTTGCCCACCGCGATGAACGTGACGTCGGACGCGGCGAGGCCGACCGACTTGAGCGCGCCGATCGCGAAGGACTGCTCGACGCCGCCAGCCCCGTTGATGCCGACCCGCTTGCCCTTGAGGTCCTCGTAGCCCTGGATGGGCGAATCGGGCTTGACCATGATGTTGAAGGTGTCCGACCGGGCCAGCTCGTAGAAGTACTTGACGCCGATGTCGCCGTTCTCCGACACGGGCGTGGCCAGGGCCGCCGGAGCCGGCGACGAGACGTTGGCCTGTCCGGTCGACAGCGCCTGCACGCAGGCGCCGGTTCCGGACACACTCGTCACGTTGATGGTGAACTTGTCGGTCAGGCCGAGTTGCGGGCCGAGGAAGATCGCCGACGAGTTGCTCGCCAGGGTCGGCGAGCAGTGATATTGCTGGATGACCGGCTTCTCACCGGCATCGGTGCTCGATCCGCCGTCCGATTCCGAACACGCACTCACCGTGAGTGCGAGGATCACGGGGACAACGGCCCATCTCGCTCTACGTACCATCGCTTTTTCCTTTCGGGTACGAAGTCTGCTTCTGGCCCCGGCTTTGAGGTGGCGGGCCAGCTCACGCCGATCAGTCGGCGTCGTCGCGGCCGAATCCGGCCGTGGCCAGGGCAGCGGCACGCGCGCCGTCGGAGACCGCGTGCAGAATGTTGCGTGGATTCCGAGAGTCCCCCGCGTTGACGACGACCGCCTGGCGCGGCAGGCGATCGCGCAACCGTTGTACGTCGAATGGTTTGGACCGCACGCCGGCGGCCCACACCACGCTTCCGGTCCACAGCTCGGCCGGCGGGCCGAGCCGGGAGATCAGCACACCGTCCGGTTCCGGCGTGCAGACGCATGACTCCTCGATGGTGACGCCGAG
The genomic region above belongs to Micromonospora sp. WMMD1128 and contains:
- a CDS encoding AraC family transcriptional regulator, with the protein product MDVVAGLLDGPRARGAFLLRSILTPPWSMLIRDEAPLTLVAVVRGDAWLVPGQGAAARLGTGDVAIVRGPAPYTVADDPATPPQVVVHPGQRCTTPDGRELYEMTRLGVRTWGNGPDGRTVLLTGTYPVRGAVGRRLLDALPALAVVPCASWDSPLVPLLATEIVKDDLGQEAVLDRLLDLLLIAALREWFARPGAAPAWYRAHADPVVGRALRMLHHDPARPWTVASLAAATGISRASLARRFTGLVGEPPMSYLTGWRLALAADLLREPDATVGAVARRVGYGSSFALSAAFKRRYGVSPRHHVDGGNPPAGR
- a CDS encoding fumarylacetoacetate hydrolase family protein, with the translated sequence MKLTTAELVGGVRRVVAVQADESLVDLAAMSAGLNLGPVGFPRDMLDLISAGQTMTYFLGLCQEAIDAGRSDDYTLPAGSARYLAPIPRPTKIVCVNSNRANSNVELLEPKWGGVWPRPQFFLKAPSAVIGHEEHILVEPQMGPVQPEGEMCLIIGRQARRLTKENALDHVAGVSLLGDYSASTFGLQDGVILHISSKDGVEDFINRPMARAKGVDTFSPIGPWLIPLTALPDLGSIRLTTDMVDADGKRLTIQDGTIGEQRFTPAEALVTITEWMTLEPGDVVALGAVSNVPGRHLRDNNMAEYHNGAIELHGSGIGTLRNPITVCADGESTSLPPAVMQRRLHS
- a CDS encoding DUF4153 domain-containing protein, coding for MSEPEQPSEPPRAATADGPPPGDAPPAIQPYLLVLPTMEGAPPPVPWPGAEGWAIPVTVPPGTQGYALFLPLVPGGAPTPGVPSQATAPAVENPTSASPTSASPTKPADAAPAAENPTGASPTKPADAAPAVESRTGTSPTKPADAAPVGEDPAGASPTGPTVSAATGAGPVAPGAAPTTAAVHTVPTAGAPDSPPVTAGHVSPTVHGAAAPPVPGPGHPDPRPWVHYPPAPGWAARPPTPRTSFLGARWPGPKPATGRAVPLAVLAGALGSAIFVPLSRVGIGWFLGWLTLTVAVLLAVRPRAAELPRTDRLIRAGWAVAALALLAVPAFRNAWWLVTFCVLGALGCATLAIVGGRLVRSILFGLLATPFAALRGLPWVRRHVAASPQVTTVRKVTVSVVATLVVLVVFGSLLASADAAFAEALGALVPEVEVGSVFRGLFLAAVGGLIAVAAVYTLAAPPDLSTVDRPGRRRLGLLEWAPAIGALTLLFAGFVVVQFTVLFGGQRHVQKVAGLSYAEYARSGFWQLLFVTLLTVAVLGGVTRWAGRERSVERTLLRVLLGLLSALSVVIVASALSRMWAYQKVYSFTGERIFVMAFELMLGAVFLMILAAGVRWQGRWIPGATVALAVAMLLGLAVLNPEDYAARRNTLRYEQTGKIDAWYLRALSADATPALTRLPDPVRRCTLSWIADELDEPDPWYAWNLGRHRARQALDRVGPDAVGGPKDCRRADQFDLPKTRRPR
- a CDS encoding phosphoribosyltransferase, with product MIAVPSTRSRAGAHPLAVLVGERLRLPWIMSAVNPRYGPDDHDFHADWFTPLMPASVAPVHALVLEDTWTTGARTQSLAHALKILGATTVTAVVLGRHVDPHFDPARQLLNVIASPVFDTTRCAAED
- a CDS encoding anthrone oxygenase family protein, with the protein product MRLTQHLSLLGATLGAGLTAGLFAAFSYAVMPALRGADDRTFVDAMQRINVSIVNGWFLLIFLGTPALTALSAVLAARGAGRPALPWILGGLALHLVMVGITAAVNVPLNDALAAAGADDLDGARQRFEATWVTWNLVRTLASTAGFGALCWALVVAGR
- a CDS encoding DNA-processing protein DprA, translated to MDTAMIERASLVALLRLPRARWSEIALDIQENGSAEAVLDRTVGHSDTLFPDGDSTADLISAAAAEITGWQADGIGVHAFFDDTYPAQLLGIREMPPLLFSRGDLRVHDQAVAVVGSRKASEDGLRIARAVATTLAGRGVTVVSGLAAGIDTAAHSSALEAGGRTVAVVGTGIRRYYPSANQRLQDHIAEVGLVISQFWPDAPPSKQSFPMRNAVMSGYAVATIVVEAGETSGARIQARLALQHGRPVVLTSPVMQCDWARTFAENPGVYVVHGTAHLLEALDDILSYQLTDAGLENFPDFALR
- a CDS encoding fumarylacetoacetate hydrolase family protein; this encodes MKLGTVDTPQGAIAVVERDGAFRRLESSVLELLRSGPEALAEAASRATEPVSFTDADLLPVIPDPGKILCVGRNYLEHVEELGNKVTKSPEIFVRTPTTLARPYGPVINPKLSDRFDWEVELAVVIGRAGRHIAPEDAYHHVAGYTIFNDFTARDYQRRTTQWTPGKNFDQTGPLGPYLVTSDEIPDPSGLDISLTIDGEQMQHSNTRMLIHSVPALIAFLSSFATLLPGDVIATGTPGGVGDGRDPKVFLRSGQVVVSTIEGLGELRNVVEDEVAG
- a CDS encoding ABC transporter substrate-binding protein: MPLPWPRPDSAATTPTDRRELARHLKAGARSRLRTRKEKAMVRRARWAVVPVILALTVSACSESDGGSSTDAGEKPVIQQYHCSPTLASNSSAIFLGPQLGLTDKFTINVTSVSGTGACVQALSTGQANVSSPAPAALATPVSENGDIGVKYFYELARSDTFNIMVKPDSPIQGYEDLKGKRVGINGAGGVEQSFAIGALKSVGLAASDVTFIAVGNGAAAAKALQEGKVDAMSQVDIRWGTFKAQGFEFRDLTASAPKSQTFGASYAANTKWLESNKELAVEFARMIARATIMTIVNPEAVIRKFYQVYPQFITPGLSIDKQIEADLPVLAARSAKYGFDLEKQTPDLGQFTAEQWAAVLEFNDLTVKDPTVMYTNDIAAAMGDIDVKKWVEYAKNYKDG